From a single Miscanthus floridulus cultivar M001 chromosome 8, ASM1932011v1, whole genome shotgun sequence genomic region:
- the LOC136471445 gene encoding F-box/kelch-repeat protein At1g80440-like — protein MITPTPTPTPDDTDHTLQLRKQEPAARARMEPPPATPMGDLIPGLPEDMARECLLRVGFQHLPTARRVSRGWKAELESPSHHRSRRRHALLALAQARPPLAGSGPAGKYAASGAGYSFRLVLHDPAAGSWAPLPAPPGGGRLPLFCQLAAAGEGGPAAKLLVLGGWDPETWAPTAAVHVYDFLSGAWRRGADMPPPRRSFFACAAVGGKVFVAGGHDEEKNALRSAATYDAEADEWTALPDMARERDEPRGVCVGGMFVVVGGYPTEAQGRFAGSAEAFDPATWSWGPMEERVIEDGACPRACCAVPDAAGSTMYMLRDGCVVARDAEGGDSWRTLARLPEDARAATTVASIGDGRVVVLGAEHTVYVLSHNQTTPSWTRVAAPPEFAGHVQAACCVQI, from the coding sequence ATGATCactcccacgcccacgcccactccGGACGACACCGATCACACGCTCCAGCTTCGCAAGCAAGAACCCGCGGCGAGGGCAAGGATGGAGCCACCACCCGCCACGCCCATGGGCGACCTCATCCCGGGGCTCCCGGAGGACATGGCACGGGAGTGCCTGCTGCGCGTGGGGTTCCAGCACCTCCCCACGGCGCGCCGCGTCTCGCGCGGCTGGAAAGCGGAGCTCGAGTCGCCCTCCCACCACCGCTCCCGCCGACGCCACGCGCTCCTCGCGCTCGCGCAGGCGCGGCCTCCGCTCGCCGGCTCCGGCCCGGCCGGCAAGTACGCCGCCTCCGGCGCCGGATACTCCTTCCGCCTCGTGCTGCACGACCCGGCCGCCGGCTCGTGGGCGCCGCTGCCCGCTCCCCCCGGCGGCGGCCGCCTCCCGCTCTTCTGCCAGCTCGCCGCGGCCGGCGAGGGCGGCCCGGCGGCGAAGCTGCTGGTGCTGGGCGGGTGGGACCCGGAGACGTGGGCGCCGACGGCGGCGGTGCACGTCTACGACTTCCTGTCCGGCGCGTGGAGGCGCGGCGCGGACATGCCGCCGCCGCGCCGGTCGTTCTTCGCGTGCGCGGCGGTCGGCGGCAAGGTGTTCGTCGCGGGGGGCCACGACGAGGAGAAGAACGCGCTGCGGTCGGCGGCCACGTACGACGCCGAGGCCGACGAGTGGACGGCGCTCCCGGACATGGCAAGGGAGCGGGACGAGCCCAGGGGCGTCTGCGTCGGTGGGATGTTCGTGGTGGTCGGCGGGTACCCGACGGAGGCGCAGGGCCGGTTCGCCGGCTCCGCGGAGGCGTTTGACCCGGCCACGTGGTCGTGGGGCCCCATGGAAGAAcgggtgatcgaggatggcgcgTGCCCGAGGGCTTGCTGCGCGGTGCCGGACGCCGCGGGGAGCACGATGTACATGCTCCGCGACGGATGCGTCGTGGCGCGGGACGCCGAGGGCGGCGACAGCTGGCGAACGTTGGCGCGCCTGCCGGAGGACGCGCGCGCGGCGACCACGGTCGCGTCCATCGGGGACGGCCGTGTGGTCGTGCTCGGCGCTGAGCACACAGTGTACGTCCTGAGCCACAACCAGACGACGCCGTCGTGGACGCGCGTCGCCGCGCCGCCGGAGTTCGCCGGACATGTGCAGGCGGCATGCTGTGTACAAATATAG